A genomic region of Leptolyngbya sp. NIES-2104 contains the following coding sequences:
- a CDS encoding glycosyltransferase — MTDMLITPLLKANDKTEVFQLQAIVLPNLEICTVEALYIRLDDDCFLDYEQNQIEFKPNGKLSFDTYFNAFSVDKWKNYTSVKAIHFYLKFKGKFRIKLLNLGQFSSSPVLVSQKILEHQTLYEECLFSDIDIHAYQGLLYLELEALEENCLFTGGWIGTTTELDEQKTPKIAIVICTYRREAYVQRNVQALRSTLLNDSQNNFEIFIIDNGRTLKEFNHSCIHVIPNKNAGGSGGYTRGVIEVLEREDEFTHIIFMDDDVIIDPEVVKRVYSFQRLINSKTLCLGGSMLKLDTKYIQHENGAIWDDGTICLKPDLDLREVENILLNEVEEYINYNGWWFFCFPLTVIDRDNLPYPFFIKMDDMELPIRLQYQIITLNSICVWHEPLENKYSPLINYYLRRNELILKSLVSDEFSGIQAAKQAFKFSIREAFCYRYKNANLVLKAVNDFLAGPTYIKSIDPEQKNLELISLGEKPVRNSIQQFIQSKYQESVEQSETTLHRWFRLATLNGHLLPLFLFFSDTALKSKGYRIAPIHQYRPVNVFRAKTVLYYQPTTREGFTVQFSRIEFFRVLWSAIVISWKLLLSFPALKQQYRDMRPEMTTLEFWKTYLNLKH; from the coding sequence ATGACGGACATGTTGATTACGCCACTTCTAAAAGCAAACGACAAAACTGAGGTCTTTCAGCTTCAAGCGATCGTGTTACCAAACCTAGAAATTTGTACAGTCGAAGCGCTATACATTCGCCTGGATGACGATTGTTTTTTAGATTATGAGCAAAATCAAATTGAATTCAAACCAAACGGAAAGCTCAGTTTTGATACTTACTTCAATGCTTTTTCTGTTGATAAATGGAAGAATTATACTAGCGTAAAAGCTATTCATTTCTACTTAAAATTCAAAGGAAAATTCAGAATTAAACTTCTTAATCTGGGTCAATTCTCAAGTTCTCCGGTTTTGGTGAGTCAGAAAATTCTTGAACACCAAACCTTGTATGAAGAGTGCCTATTTTCTGATATTGATATTCATGCTTATCAAGGACTACTTTATCTTGAGCTTGAAGCTTTAGAGGAGAATTGTCTTTTCACGGGTGGATGGATCGGAACAACAACAGAGCTTGATGAACAGAAAACACCGAAAATTGCGATCGTCATTTGTACTTATCGTAGAGAAGCGTATGTGCAGCGAAATGTACAAGCTTTGCGATCGACGTTACTAAATGATTCACAAAATAATTTTGAAATATTCATTATCGATAACGGTAGAACGCTCAAAGAATTTAATCACTCTTGTATTCATGTGATTCCCAATAAAAATGCGGGTGGCAGCGGTGGATATACACGCGGTGTCATCGAAGTTTTGGAACGCGAAGACGAATTTACGCACATTATATTTATGGATGATGATGTCATTATCGATCCAGAAGTGGTGAAGCGCGTCTATAGTTTTCAACGCCTAATTAACAGTAAAACGTTATGTCTAGGCGGTAGCATGTTGAAGCTAGACACGAAATACATTCAGCATGAAAACGGCGCAATCTGGGACGATGGCACGATTTGCTTAAAGCCCGATTTAGATTTAAGAGAAGTTGAAAATATCTTATTGAATGAAGTAGAAGAATACATTAACTACAATGGCTGGTGGTTCTTTTGTTTTCCGTTAACGGTGATCGATCGCGATAATTTACCTTATCCATTTTTCATCAAAATGGACGATATGGAATTGCCAATCCGTTTACAGTATCAAATTATCACGCTTAATAGTATTTGCGTTTGGCATGAACCACTAGAAAATAAATACTCTCCCTTAATCAATTACTACTTGCGACGAAATGAATTAATTCTAAAGTCTTTAGTTTCAGATGAATTTAGTGGGATTCAAGCAGCAAAGCAAGCCTTCAAATTTAGTATTCGTGAAGCCTTTTGTTACCGCTATAAAAATGCGAACCTTGTCTTAAAGGCGGTTAACGATTTTTTAGCAGGACCGACTTACATTAAATCGATCGATCCTGAACAAAAGAACTTAGAGTTGATTAGTTTGGGTGAAAAACCAGTCAGAAACTCAATCCAACAATTTATCCAAAGTAAGTATCAAGAAAGCGTTGAACAATCGGAAACAACGCTGCATCGATGGTTTAGATTAGCGACGCTGAATGGACATTTACTTCCTTTATTTCTATTTTTTAGTGACACAGCTTTGAAGAGTAAAGGATATCGAATTGCTCCGATTCATCAATATCGTCCAGTTAATGTCTTTAGAGCAAAAACTGTTTTGTATTATCAACCCACGACGCGAGAAGGGTTTACAGTACAGTTTTCTAGAATTGAGTTTTTTCGAGTCTTGTGGAGCGCGATCGTCATTTCTTGGAAGCTACTTCTCAGCTTTCCCGCCCTCAAACAACAATATCGAGACATGCGCCCTGAGATGACAACTCTGGAGTTTTGGAAAACCTATCTGAATCTAAAACATTAA
- a CDS encoding ABC transporter ATP-binding protein, which produces MEAIRLNQVSLWRRTQEEFSYDLKKTLLSIAEGKFRRPARKLVLDRVDFVVHAGEKIGIIGANGAGKSTLLKVICGILQPTQGRVNVAGKIAPLIELGAGFDLELSVIDNIVLYGVLLGFSRTEMKTRIDSVLAFAELEEYAFVPVKALSSGMAARLGFAIATDVRPDILILDEVLSVGDESFRNKCKQRIQQFWKVDATVLVVSHDLQFIQQSCDSAIWLDKGRVKQAGDAQQVVDAYLKSTWTASMI; this is translated from the coding sequence ATGGAAGCTATACGACTCAATCAAGTTTCGCTTTGGCGACGCACTCAAGAAGAGTTTTCTTACGATTTGAAGAAAACGCTCTTGTCGATCGCGGAAGGAAAGTTTCGCCGTCCTGCCAGAAAGCTAGTGCTCGATCGAGTTGATTTTGTCGTTCATGCAGGTGAAAAGATCGGCATCATCGGTGCAAACGGTGCAGGAAAATCAACTTTGCTCAAAGTCATTTGCGGCATTTTGCAGCCGACTCAAGGTCGGGTCAATGTTGCGGGCAAGATTGCACCTTTGATCGAACTTGGAGCAGGATTTGACCTAGAGCTATCCGTAATCGATAATATTGTGCTTTACGGCGTTTTGCTGGGATTTTCCCGGACAGAAATGAAGACTAGAATTGATTCTGTTTTAGCGTTTGCGGAACTCGAAGAATATGCTTTCGTTCCGGTGAAAGCCTTGTCATCCGGGATGGCAGCACGATTGGGATTTGCGATCGCAACGGATGTACGACCGGACATTTTGATTTTGGACGAGGTGCTATCGGTCGGCGATGAAAGCTTTAGAAATAAGTGCAAACAGCGCATTCAGCAATTCTGGAAGGTCGATGCAACGGTTCTTGTCGTTTCTCATGATTTGCAGTTTATTCAGCAGTCTTGTGACTCTGCAATTTGGTTGGACAAGGGCAGGGTGAAGCAAGCAGGTGATGCACAGCAGGTTGTTGATGCGTATTTGAAATCGACTTGGACGGCATCAATGATTTAA
- a CDS encoding ABC transporter permease: MFLSAKKNPSWIQFQHYWELLRVLVSRNLKVRYRGSFLGVYWSLLNPLLMTAVYTAIFGTAFATYYGNSILNYVLAVFTGLVVINFFSACTNQALWSVVNNGALLNKIALPTSVFPTSMIAANIFQFMVGVLPLLAVMTLINSKSLLNVFVLVLPLLALALVCLGVGLLISALFVFFRDLPYFYELTVFVLWLSSPIFYPAAIVPASVRAFLVLNPLLPVIESIRQVTLSGMQPDFHLIGQALLTGVIFWAIGFFCFQAWRHSFMDLL, translated from the coding sequence ATGTTTCTATCAGCTAAAAAAAATCCATCTTGGATACAGTTTCAGCACTACTGGGAATTGCTGCGAGTTCTCGTCAGTCGCAATCTGAAAGTGCGCTATCGCGGCTCATTTCTGGGTGTGTATTGGTCATTACTCAATCCGTTGCTGATGACAGCGGTTTATACGGCTATCTTTGGAACTGCTTTTGCTACCTACTATGGCAATTCGATTCTGAACTATGTTTTAGCCGTGTTTACCGGGCTTGTAGTGATTAACTTTTTCTCGGCTTGCACGAACCAAGCGCTCTGGAGTGTTGTTAACAATGGTGCATTACTCAATAAGATTGCTCTACCGACCAGCGTTTTTCCGACCTCGATGATTGCGGCAAATATCTTTCAATTCATGGTGGGAGTGTTGCCTTTACTGGCGGTCATGACGCTGATTAACTCAAAGAGCTTACTTAATGTGTTCGTGTTAGTGTTGCCGTTGCTTGCACTTGCTCTTGTTTGTCTTGGGGTTGGGCTGCTCATTAGTGCTTTGTTTGTCTTTTTCCGAGATTTACCTTACTTCTATGAGTTAACGGTATTTGTGTTGTGGTTGAGTAGTCCGATTTTTTATCCAGCCGCGATCGTGCCTGCATCGGTTCGCGCTTTTTTGGTGCTCAATCCACTTTTGCCTGTGATTGAAAGCATTCGTCAAGTTACGCTGTCAGGAATGCAGCCAGATTTTCACTTGATCGGGCAGGCACTCTTAACCGGAGTCATTTTTTGGGCGATCGGTTTCTTTTGTTTTCAGGCGTGGCGACACTCGTTTATGGATTTGCTGTGA
- a CDS encoding glycosyltransferase translates to MKKIRVASIIVTWNKRNAVDRLIEALHQLQLHEIELEIYVIDNASIDGTQHFLEQKYNTIQVLQTGENLGGSGGFSYGLAQVSSLDYDYLWLLDNDVCLDEMTLTELVQTLETHSEVGLVGSQIRKLQEPETIQEVGSFVDPVKAHLKIHFGNCPAHSVESILSKPYIQVDVCAAASVLVRRGVAQQIGGFENYFLHFDDVEWCLRAQQAGWIVAVNPRSRIWHDAPDCKGRAWISYYDERNICYCWQKHRPELVSKRILVSVPRLVYYAATGRYFLSAIALAGYQDFIENIQGKKPKPFDHIELSLAELLNLSLSVWVQPTIELDQPHQNPEVTSRGNSIDIAIVHYRLPALSIALFAQQVYCFTGSGCVLLDLHPVSLMTAVARTLGQLWRMYWQAYAIQNSARLVVSLPQKPLVSIIICTVDRPHVLERALNSVKQLNDSNFETIIVDASTTSATSQLVDCFSRHSQFAVKFQKVTTRNISFSRNVGVKLAAGQIVAFFDDDAVLPSDWINQLLTSYLRFGENCAAVGGTVRDLTRPGHPTQFQRGITNVLSETRSIRSRHATNYNHPNGFWFNGLMGTNASFRKDLLEKINGYDEFFDYFLDETDVCLRLIQAGYEVQYTDSVVDHYPAANHNRIDQKHLTCWYSLAKNTTYFALKHGFKRLPFPVLVIRLARILVYRCGLRILRLKLTHRLPMSTIVDYLQQAIAGVRVGWTSGLERYRSSAGSSVPQIDVSSL, encoded by the coding sequence ATGAAGAAGATTAGAGTCGCGAGCATTATTGTTACTTGGAACAAGCGGAACGCTGTCGATCGACTCATTGAAGCGTTACATCAGTTGCAATTGCATGAAATCGAGCTAGAGATTTACGTGATTGATAACGCCTCGATCGATGGCACTCAGCACTTTTTAGAACAGAAATACAACACCATTCAAGTTCTGCAAACAGGCGAAAACCTGGGTGGTTCTGGTGGCTTTTCCTATGGGTTAGCACAGGTCAGCTCGTTAGATTATGACTATCTATGGCTGCTCGACAATGATGTTTGTCTCGATGAGATGACTCTGACAGAACTCGTTCAGACCCTCGAAACGCATTCTGAAGTTGGATTAGTCGGATCACAAATTCGCAAATTGCAGGAACCTGAGACCATTCAGGAAGTGGGTAGCTTTGTTGATCCAGTAAAAGCACATTTGAAGATTCATTTTGGCAATTGTCCTGCTCATTCTGTTGAGTCAATTCTGAGCAAACCGTACATTCAAGTTGATGTGTGTGCGGCTGCTTCAGTGTTAGTTCGTCGCGGAGTTGCTCAACAGATCGGGGGGTTTGAGAACTATTTTCTGCACTTTGATGATGTCGAATGGTGCCTACGTGCTCAACAAGCGGGGTGGATTGTTGCTGTGAATCCTCGATCGCGAATCTGGCATGATGCTCCAGACTGCAAGGGTAGAGCTTGGATCAGCTATTACGATGAGCGAAATATCTGTTACTGCTGGCAAAAACACCGTCCTGAGTTGGTTTCCAAGCGCATTCTGGTGAGTGTACCTCGGCTAGTTTACTATGCTGCAACCGGACGCTATTTTCTCAGCGCGATCGCACTAGCAGGCTATCAAGATTTTATCGAAAACATCCAAGGGAAAAAGCCCAAGCCGTTCGATCACATCGAGCTTTCGTTAGCAGAACTTCTCAATCTATCGCTGTCTGTTTGGGTGCAACCGACAATCGAGCTAGATCAGCCGCATCAGAACCCTGAAGTTACGAGTCGAGGGAACTCGATCGACATTGCAATCGTGCACTATCGCCTTCCTGCTTTGTCGATCGCGCTTTTCGCTCAACAAGTGTATTGCTTCACGGGGAGCGGTTGCGTGTTGCTTGATTTACACCCGGTTTCACTGATGACGGCAGTTGCTCGAACGCTCGGTCAACTTTGGCGAATGTATTGGCAAGCTTATGCAATTCAGAATTCAGCGAGGTTAGTTGTGTCACTTCCACAAAAACCATTAGTTTCTATCATCATTTGCACAGTCGATCGTCCGCACGTTTTAGAACGGGCACTGAATTCAGTCAAGCAGTTGAACGATTCTAATTTTGAAACCATCATTGTAGATGCTTCAACTACGTCCGCCACAAGTCAGCTAGTAGATTGCTTTAGTCGTCATAGTCAATTTGCGGTTAAATTCCAAAAGGTGACGACTCGAAATATCAGCTTCTCGCGTAATGTTGGCGTTAAACTGGCGGCGGGTCAGATTGTAGCGTTTTTTGATGATGATGCTGTGCTTCCGAGCGATTGGATCAATCAATTACTGACGAGCTATTTACGCTTTGGGGAGAACTGTGCAGCCGTGGGTGGAACCGTACGAGATTTAACCCGTCCCGGTCATCCTACGCAGTTTCAGCGAGGAATCACAAATGTCTTGAGTGAAACTCGATCGATTCGATCGCGCCATGCGACAAACTATAATCACCCTAACGGATTCTGGTTTAACGGCTTGATGGGGACAAATGCCTCATTTCGTAAAGACCTGTTAGAAAAAATCAATGGGTATGACGAGTTTTTTGACTATTTTCTAGATGAAACCGATGTGTGTTTGCGATTGATTCAGGCAGGATATGAAGTGCAGTACACAGACAGTGTTGTCGATCATTATCCAGCCGCAAATCACAATCGAATTGATCAAAAACATCTAACTTGCTGGTATTCACTGGCTAAGAACACAACTTATTTTGCTTTGAAACACGGCTTCAAACGTCTGCCATTTCCAGTGTTAGTGATTCGATTAGCCCGAATTCTTGTTTATCGATGTGGACTAAGAATTCTGCGGCTTAAGTTGACTCACCGTCTACCCATGAGCACGATCGTGGATTATCTTCAGCAAGCGATCGCAGGCGTTCGGGTCGGTTGGACTTCAGGATTGGAACGGTATCGATCGAGTGCAGGATCATCGGTTCCGCAAATCGATGTGTCGTCTTTGTAA
- the glf gene encoding UDP-galactopyranose mutase, whose amino-acid sequence MFDYLIVGAGFAGSVLAERLASQAGKRILICDRRNHIGGNAYDQYNEDGILIHKYGPHIFHTNSHEVFEYLSNFTQWRPYEHRVRASVEGQLVPIPINLDTINRLYGLNLNAFELKQFFDTVAEPKDYIRTSEDVVVSKVGRELYEKFFRNYTRKQWGIDPSELDKSVTARVPTRLNRDDRYFTDTYQAMPLHGYTRLFENLLAHPNIKVMLNTDYREIQPIIPYREMIYTGPIDEFFDYQFGILPYRSLRFKHETLNCPVYQSAPVVNYPNEHPYTRITEFKYLTGQEHSKTSIVYEFPRAEGDPYYPVPRPENTELYKKYKALADSTPDVHFVGRLATYKYYNMDQVIAQALTLYQQLVQKQVLEVAIRH is encoded by the coding sequence ATGTTTGACTACTTAATTGTTGGTGCGGGGTTTGCAGGTAGTGTGCTTGCAGAACGTTTGGCAAGTCAGGCGGGAAAGAGAATTTTAATTTGCGATCGTCGTAATCACATCGGCGGTAACGCTTACGATCAGTACAACGAAGATGGCATCCTGATTCATAAATATGGTCCGCACATCTTTCATACCAACTCTCACGAGGTGTTTGAGTATCTATCAAACTTCACGCAGTGGCGACCTTATGAACATCGAGTTCGTGCCAGCGTTGAAGGGCAACTCGTCCCGATCCCGATCAATCTCGATACGATTAATCGACTGTACGGGCTTAACTTAAATGCCTTCGAGCTAAAGCAGTTTTTTGATACGGTCGCTGAACCGAAAGACTATATCCGCACCTCCGAAGACGTAGTGGTCAGTAAAGTTGGGCGTGAGCTTTACGAAAAATTCTTTCGGAACTATACGCGCAAGCAATGGGGCATCGATCCTTCAGAACTCGATAAATCAGTGACGGCTAGAGTTCCGACACGGCTCAATCGCGACGATCGCTATTTCACCGATACTTATCAGGCAATGCCGCTACACGGGTATACGCGCTTGTTTGAAAATTTGTTGGCGCATCCAAACATCAAAGTCATGTTGAACACAGACTATCGCGAGATTCAGCCGATCATTCCGTATCGAGAAATGATCTACACAGGTCCGATTGACGAATTTTTCGACTATCAATTCGGCATTCTGCCTTATCGATCGCTCCGGTTCAAACATGAGACTCTGAACTGTCCAGTGTATCAATCTGCACCCGTCGTAAACTATCCCAACGAGCACCCTTACACTCGCATTACTGAGTTTAAATATCTCACTGGGCAAGAGCACTCAAAGACGAGCATTGTGTACGAATTTCCCCGTGCTGAGGGCGATCCTTACTATCCGGTTCCGCGTCCGGAGAATACCGAACTCTATAAAAAGTACAAAGCTCTAGCTGATTCAACCCCTGATGTCCATTTTGTGGGGCGATTAGCAACTTATAAGTACTACAACATGGATCAGGTGATTGCTCAGGCACTTACGCTTTATCAGCAATTGGTTCAGAAGCAAGTGCTTGAAGTCGCAATTCGTCACTAG
- a CDS encoding O-methyltransferase, with the protein MPINVEYETFYSVQELSQILHTTDEEVIALLTSGSFRSDEIQGRLHLNKGDLEKFFDHYFAVKGISDDRQYRIPKYLKSSPEPWANTLSQMYEKKVNCPASISPEQGEFLKSLVANINPSTVVEIGCFTGVSTIWMAAGLEQIASSAVIHAIDLFDEILPWMPTRHGCLLDPYSYATERVAEAQLSHRIKFHKMNSIEAGHRLDQIVDRPIDFLFIDGDHTRQGCLTDWMLFYPQVSVGGYIVLHDIYPEHCGWEGPRYVLDECIKNNHQFAMTEIKTSPCNFGMAIVQKLADSPVPSPSVQQIPLMTKLLKKLSLQAK; encoded by the coding sequence ATGCCTATTAACGTTGAGTACGAAACATTTTACTCAGTTCAAGAACTGTCTCAAATTCTGCATACAACTGATGAGGAAGTCATCGCGCTTTTAACAAGTGGAAGTTTTAGAAGTGATGAGATACAAGGAAGATTGCACCTCAATAAAGGCGATTTGGAGAAATTTTTTGACCACTATTTCGCTGTAAAAGGTATCTCAGACGACAGGCAATATCGAATTCCAAAATACTTAAAATCTTCACCTGAACCTTGGGCGAATACATTGAGTCAAATGTATGAAAAGAAGGTCAATTGCCCCGCTTCTATCTCACCAGAGCAAGGCGAATTCTTAAAAAGCCTCGTTGCTAACATCAATCCGAGTACTGTTGTAGAAATCGGTTGTTTTACGGGAGTTTCTACGATTTGGATGGCAGCAGGGTTAGAGCAGATTGCGAGTTCAGCGGTGATTCACGCGATCGACTTATTCGATGAAATTTTGCCGTGGATGCCCACTCGCCACGGTTGCTTACTTGATCCTTATAGCTATGCGACTGAGCGCGTTGCTGAAGCTCAGCTTTCCCATCGCATCAAGTTCCATAAGATGAACTCGATCGAGGCTGGGCATCGTCTAGATCAAATTGTCGATCGACCGATTGACTTTCTGTTTATCGATGGCGATCACACAAGACAAGGCTGTCTAACAGATTGGATGCTATTTTACCCGCAGGTTAGTGTGGGTGGATATATTGTGCTACACGACATCTATCCAGAACATTGCGGCTGGGAAGGTCCTAGATATGTCTTAGATGAGTGCATTAAAAACAATCATCAGTTTGCCATGACTGAGATTAAGACGAGTCCCTGCAATTTTGGGATGGCGATCGTTCAAAAGTTAGCAGATTCCCCTGTCCCTTCACCCTCGGTGCAACAAATTCCATTGATGACAAAACTACTCAAAAAGTTAAGTCTTCAAGCAAAATAG
- the psbC gene encoding photosystem II reaction center protein CP43: MVTLSNPSFAGNRDQESSGFAWWAGNARLINLSGKLLGAHVAHAGLIVFWAGAMTLFEVAHFIPEKPMYEQGLILLPHLASQGWGVGPGGEVIDTFPYFVVGVLHLISSAVLGLGGIYHAVRGPETLEEYSSFFGYDWKDKNQMTNIIGYHLILLGAGALLLVAKAMFFGGLYDTWAPGGGDVRLVTNPTLNPAKIFGYLTKAPFGGEGWIVSVDNLEDIVGGHIWVGIVCIAGGIWHILTKPFGWARRALVWSGEAYLSYSLGALSLMGFIASIFVWYNNTAYPSEFYGPTGPEASQAQAMTFLIRDQKLGANVGSAQGPTGLGKYLMRSPTGEIIFGGETMRFWDFRGPWLEPLRGPNGLDLNKIKNDIQPWQVRRAAEYMTHAPLGSINSVGGVATEINSFNYVNPRAWLASFHFIMGFFFLVGHLWHAGRARAAVAGFEKGIDRETEPVLSMPNLD; the protein is encoded by the coding sequence GTGGTAACGCTCTCTAATCCTTCATTTGCAGGCAACCGCGACCAAGAATCATCTGGATTCGCTTGGTGGGCTGGTAATGCTCGTTTAATCAATCTCTCTGGTAAATTACTGGGTGCTCACGTCGCCCACGCTGGTCTGATCGTGTTTTGGGCGGGTGCCATGACCTTGTTTGAGGTCGCGCACTTTATCCCCGAAAAACCGATGTACGAGCAAGGTCTGATCTTGCTGCCTCACTTGGCTTCCCAAGGTTGGGGTGTGGGACCGGGTGGTGAAGTGATTGACACCTTCCCTTACTTCGTTGTGGGCGTTCTGCACTTGATTTCCTCTGCCGTTCTCGGTTTGGGTGGAATCTACCACGCAGTTCGCGGACCTGAAACCCTTGAAGAGTACTCGTCTTTCTTCGGCTACGACTGGAAAGACAAGAACCAAATGACCAACATCATCGGCTATCACTTGATCCTGTTGGGTGCAGGTGCGCTGTTGTTGGTTGCGAAAGCAATGTTCTTCGGTGGTTTGTATGACACTTGGGCACCCGGTGGTGGTGATGTCCGTTTGGTCACGAACCCGACTCTGAACCCTGCTAAGATCTTCGGCTATCTCACCAAGGCTCCCTTCGGTGGTGAAGGCTGGATCGTCAGCGTAGACAACCTCGAAGACATCGTGGGCGGTCATATCTGGGTTGGAATCGTCTGTATTGCAGGCGGTATCTGGCACATCTTGACCAAACCGTTTGGCTGGGCGCGTCGTGCATTGGTCTGGTCAGGTGAAGCCTACCTGTCCTACAGCTTGGGCGCATTGTCCTTAATGGGCTTCATCGCTTCTATCTTCGTTTGGTACAACAACACCGCTTACCCCAGTGAGTTCTACGGTCCGACGGGTCCTGAGGCATCACAAGCGCAAGCAATGACCTTCTTGATTCGTGACCAAAAGCTGGGTGCGAATGTGGGTTCTGCTCAAGGTCCGACGGGTCTTGGTAAGTACCTGATGCGCTCGCCGACTGGTGAAATCATCTTCGGTGGTGAAACCATGCGCTTCTGGGATTTCCGGGGTCCTTGGTTGGAACCGCTGCGGGGTCCGAACGGTCTTGACCTGAACAAGATCAAGAACGATATTCAGCCTTGGCAAGTTCGCCGTGCGGCTGAGTACATGACTCACGCACCTTTGGGTTCGATCAACTCGGTGGGTGGTGTTGCAACGGAAATCAACTCGTTCAACTATGTGAACCCCCGTGCTTGGTTGGCAAGCTTCCACTTCATCATGGGCTTCTTCTTCTTGGTCGGTCACTTGTGGCATGCAGGTCGCGCACGTGCGGCAGTTGCAGGCTTCGAGAAAGGAATCGATCGCGAAACTGAACCCGTGTTGTCGATGCCGAACCTTGACTAA
- the psbD gene encoding photosystem II D2 protein (photosystem q(a) protein): MTIAVGRAPAQRGIFDALDDWLKRDRFVFVGWSGILLFPCAFMALGGWMTGTTFVSSWYTHGLASSYLEGCNFLTVAVSTPADSLGHSLLLLWGPEAQGDFTRWCQLGGLWTFVALHGAFGLIGFCLRQLEIARLVGIRPYNAIAFTGPIAVFVSVFLMYPLGQSSWFFAPSFGVAAIFRFILFIQGFHNFTLNPFHMMGVAGILGGALLCAIHGATVENTLFEDGDGSSTFRAFNPTQAEETYSMVTANRFWSQIFGIAFSNKRWLHFFMLFVPVTGLWMASVGIIGIALNLRAYDFVSQELRAAEDPEFETFYTKNILLNEGIRAWMASQDQPHEHFVFPEEVLPRGNAL; this comes from the coding sequence ATGACCATCGCAGTAGGTCGCGCACCAGCGCAGAGAGGCATTTTCGATGCCCTCGACGACTGGCTCAAACGCGATAGATTCGTCTTCGTCGGCTGGTCTGGCATCCTGCTCTTCCCCTGTGCGTTCATGGCACTCGGCGGCTGGATGACCGGCACCACCTTCGTTTCCTCCTGGTACACCCACGGACTCGCCTCCTCGTACCTCGAAGGCTGTAACTTTCTCACCGTTGCCGTTTCCACTCCCGCGGACAGCTTAGGACACTCCTTGCTGCTGCTCTGGGGACCCGAAGCGCAAGGCGACTTCACCCGCTGGTGTCAACTTGGCGGACTCTGGACCTTCGTCGCCCTACACGGCGCGTTCGGTCTGATTGGCTTCTGTCTGCGTCAGCTTGAGATCGCCCGCCTCGTCGGCATTCGTCCCTACAACGCGATCGCGTTCACCGGACCGATCGCCGTATTCGTGTCGGTCTTCTTGATGTACCCACTCGGACAATCCTCGTGGTTCTTCGCACCGAGTTTTGGTGTCGCTGCTATTTTCCGCTTCATTCTGTTCATCCAAGGCTTCCACAACTTCACCCTGAACCCGTTCCACATGATGGGAGTCGCGGGCATTCTCGGTGGTGCACTCTTGTGTGCGATTCACGGAGCCACGGTGGAGAACACCTTGTTTGAAGACGGCGATGGGTCGAGCACCTTCCGGGCGTTCAACCCGACACAAGCGGAAGAAACATACTCGATGGTGACCGCGAACCGCTTCTGGTCGCAGATCTTCGGGATTGCGTTCAGTAACAAACGGTGGTTGCACTTCTTCATGCTGTTCGTTCCGGTCACCGGACTGTGGATGGCATCGGTGGGCATCATCGGGATTGCCTTGAACCTGCGGGCGTATGACTTCGTCTCGCAAGAGTTACGTGCAGCCGAAGACCCGGAATTTGAAACGTTCTACACGAAGAACATTTTGCTGAACGAGGGCATCCGGGCGTGGATGGCATCTCAGGATCAGCCGCATGAACACTTTGTATTCCCTGAAGAGGTTCTCCCCCGTGGTAACGCTCTCTAA